The nucleotide window tttttgttttctttgggcAATTATGGTAATGAACACAAGATCATCATATGACAATTACAACTGCCTTGGGTATGTGCTGGTGGAGAAGCTGCTAATGATGCTACTTCCATTTTCTTTTTGACAGTTACGTCGGCTCTTCCTTTCGTAAACATATGGTCAGGTTGAACTGGCAAGCTAGAAAGAGTTGTCTTAGGGTTATCTTAATTGTTCTCTTTACCTTATGTCGTGCGCTAGTCTGCTCTAAGACTGCTCGTCGCTTCGGTAAGGCTAATGGAGCGAGGGGGGCAAAAACTAGGTCAAATTCTTGTTATAAGCAACTTTCACTATACTTGAACTAACGCTTTCATGGAATAACTCACATGAAGTGTCTAACATTTGTAAAAAGACCAATTAAATTGATAaaatatattcaagagaaaataaatgaaaatGGTGGACCACCTCACTAACAAATGCATTATTTCGTCTTTTAATTTTTGTGCTTATTGTAGAACAAGCGTATCCTGCACGATCATAATTACATGTAAGCTACGTGCGCCGCTAATACAATGTTGGTACATAGTTTGCTTGTTTTGCAAAGCTTCCATCATCTTATCACAGAAAAGTTTAATGAACTCTAAATGTTAGTTATCTGTTGCAGGCATTGTCCGTTGAAAGCATTTGCTGGATTATGGAGTTTTTGTAAGTGTTCCAGGTGACAACTTGTTGGATTATTCAGACATCTGCTTCCTGTCTAAATTATGGGTGTCGACACTTTGGATGCTACCTTTTAGAAAAATCCTTGTAATATGTCTAATATTCACCTTTAATTTCTTCTCACCTATCTTAACAAACCCGACTTTAGATGCGACCAGTCAATGCAAATAGATagatttcacatttgaaattcttatttaacaatatatcattgTACTTCCATGATACGCCTGCTTCTGACCAAGATATTGTAATTCAACTACCATTTCTTTAGGACAATTTATCAAACAAAGTTTCTTATAATCGTTTTTCACCAAATAACATTCCTCATGATCGTTTTCATAAATATCAAATTTATCCTCACAAAATCTTTGAACTGGTTTGGGTCAAAACACTAAACCCTCCACATCCTCCCTATCCTCTCACCTTATCCTCCTCAGTcgtcttcctttccttttgtctCCTCCCATTTTGTCACCCcctctgcctttttcttctcctcactCTCCTTTTCGTTCTCCTGCTCTTAAGTTACTCAGGAAAAACCACTCGTTACATCAAAAAATCCCTTcctttcttttcctcctcttacaaataatttatccaaaataaaattctcgttactaaaaaaaaaaataacttcaAATATATTCGTTGACAGAACCTAGTATAAAATAtgttaatttatatataaaaataatcctGAGTTTATCATAAATTGAAAAAACTAATATAATTCTTGTTGAAATCATATTCTAGTAGAACTTTAAAAGTTTGAGCTAATTTGATTGAAATTGGTCATATTATAATCGATAGTGAACTAATGAACTAAGATATATTTGTTCGTATAATCtatttaaaaaatcttaaatttaaaaattaattataataaaattatttaaaaataaaatattaataatgtTAGAATGATGAGTTAGTAGATTAGTAAAACTTTGAGATAGTTTGATTGAAGTTGACATTATTGTTTATTCATAGAACCTATCCAACAAAATccaaaatttgataattaattatgttaAAATTCTATAAAAATAAAACAGATACTAATGGTGTTAGTATCATATTCTAGTATGATACTAGAATATGAGATGGTTTGGTAAGAGTTGATCTTGTTACACTCAAGAATAAACTAAAAGCGTCCATAATaactatcaaaaaaaaaatttaaatttcaatAATTAATTCTCTTAAAATtctctaaaaatagaaaaaaaatattactaatgatgttttaatgatgttatGGTAGATTGGTGAAAGTTTAAGATGGTTTGGTTGAAGTAGACTCTATTACACTCgagaatattttaaaatacactcatttacaaaatttatctaaaaaatttaaatttttgataattaattattctaaaatcttctacaaataaaaaaatattgtcatAGTAGAGTGGTGAAAGTTTGATGTGGTTTGGTTGAAGTTGACATTTTGTACTTGTAAATGAACTAAAATACACTACCTATCTaacaaatttaaaatttaatatataattatcataaaatattctaaTAATAGAAAATTTGGTATTAATAATAATATCCTAATTTGATCGAAGTTGATCATATTATACTTAAAAATGAACTAAAATATACTCATTCACAATACCTATCTAATTGAGAATTATGCAATCAAGTATATTTCAGTTCAAAATTTAGTCTTTGGGTGAGCTTTGTCTAAAATACTTTGAACTTGTACATTCTCACCCACATATGATTTTGATGctcattcatatattttttttttggatgattTTTGAAGAATTACAATTTGAATTTTAGAATCATTtttagaggaggaggaagatgagatgAAGCCAAAGGATGAGGAGGGGTCATTTATGAACCATATGCATAGAATGGATCGATTCAACATAACAAAATCAGAATGGACTGGTGCAAAAAGAAGCGAATTATGAATTCTGCATTGTCCCAATGTCATTTAACCTAAAACATTTAATACATTTCTATCTAAATGGGAAAATAGGGCTGCTCCCAAGCAAAAATATTAGGCTTATCTTTATCATCTATCGAATCTTCTTTCATATCAACTATGACTTGTACGTGTATGTCTATATCATAaccatattttaattaattttttttatcaatctgaAGCCATTTTGGCacattttatcataaataatttagaAAATGTTTGATGATATATAAAGaagtatataattttataaaaatgagATTAAAATCGTTTATATTTTGTTTTACCTCATTCCTTCAAGTGATTAGACCGAAGATGTATTTAGTAAAACCCCTTTAAAGTTCaagctgatatttttatttatttattgagggCATCAAAAGACCATAATGAATTAAGTATCCATTTTGTAACTCCAGAATGAATTATTCATCTTGTAATTTCGGAATGAAAACATTCAGGTCAATGTTTGTTTCTATAGTGTCAAATGTATCATACATAAGAGAGATATACTAATCActtcaaatattttaaatattttttagttaCATGGAGCACTTCCCATATTTCACTTATATTTGATGGACAcatcatacataaaaaaaaaatgcacaTAACATATTGCACTTTAATTTTTGTGTATTCATCACACACAAGAGAAATATTAAACGTTTAAATGTAATATCTGTTCTATAATTATCTGATTAATAAGAAAAATTTTTCTTTAGGTACCATGCTGAATGTACCTAACATATCATgaaaactttttatttttatttttttaatatttaattttttattattattttttgaaatatataaatattattatattatcattcTTTACATTAAATTTAATAAAGTCATATTTtaatttgttatttatattttgttattttaaaaataattatttattattaatataaaaattgatatatataaaaataaattattatttttaatcagtTCAAATCATGGGTTGGTTCAATTGACTGATttaaagaggaaggaaaatagaaaataaataaataaatgagtagttcaagttacttttgttatttaaaaaatatcggAAAAAATCAATATTCTATGAGAAAAAAAAGTAATATGTGAGTATtgctggcaaaaaaaaaaaaatgttaaatcTATCATTGCAGGAAAAAAAAGCAAATTCCAAGACCTGCCttcaccattgatcttttataaaCTAAAGGCAAAAATCTTGGAATATTATATCTATCATCAGTATAGTTCTCTTTCTTGTTTCATTGATGATTCTTTCATTTCATGTCTGCTTCAAACTTTCTTCGGTTTTCCAGTACATGTATGTTTGTTCCATGAAATCCTCATCTTATGGTGACCATGAAAAATGTGCTATTTTACTGCTGATCAATGCAGCTGGTAACTTTCTTCTGAACATCGACTAATCCAAATGCCGATGACCTTCGACTGTTCATGGATCACAGAAACAAGAAACTGATTCAATTTTACCTGCTTGTGGTTAGAACGCCTAGTGTATACAAGCAAGGGAGGAAAGGGTATGTTGGATAGATTTACTCACAACATTATTCTGAGGCTCCCTCCAGTAGAATCCCTGGATAAAAACTGGCAAGATGTTGCAGCCTATGAGAATGTAGATCATTAGTGCATGCCTCCCCAACCATTCCATGGCCAAGGTTGGCTTCCTATAGCCACATACATCAACCTGTACCCATCAAGAACCATAAGCATTAAACAGTATTACAATAACATTCCAGCTGACCAGTTTTATCGAATGGTAGAATGGAAATGTTTAAATAGAAGAGAGTTTTGGATCTCTTACCAGCGCATACACTCCAGTAAAGAGAATCCCTGCAGCTCCAGCAGTGACAAGTGTATAACTTAATGTGTACAAAGCCTTGTTCATATGAATTCCTGTGATGAAGACAAGTTCAGTTGCTCAAGTTTACGTAGAACTCCATTCTAAGTGACATGAACAAGAAGGGGCGATTTGGTGGGCACCACAAAAGTCCAAGGAGAAGGCCAGGGCTAACATCCAGAAGGAAGGAATCGACCACCGGACAATTCTTTCCTTGTGATCCTGCAGTCCAGCACGTTGGAACAGTGTTATAAATTCATCGCAAAAAGTTACTCATGATTCAAAGACAGATTAAGGAAATACCAGGACCTTGAAGTGAATGATAACATGCCCGAATTGCAACCCGATCAAACAAGTAACAATCGCCATGACAGAACTGCAGCATCGACTAATATTATTTTCAGGGGAAAAAAGGGCCAATAGGAAGAGACTAGAGATTAAGATGCCAAGGGAAGTGACGACAGCTGACCTGAGCAGTCCTTCAGGATCAAAAGGAGCTTGGCACCATGGAGGAGCATCAGATGCAAGTGGGCCACTAGCTGGTGAATTTACGCTGCATTGCTGAAGACACAGCAAGAAACTAAAATGTTAGGAATGGAATGAAAAAATCCATAAAGTAGAGTTGGTATATGTTAGAAACCTTCGTTCTCTCGTAAGCAGGACGTCGATAGAGATGCTGGATGCCAAGGACTTGGCGGTCAATCATTCCCACAGCATTGCAAGCAGGTCCTGTGTCACCCCTCACCCCACATTTGACCTAAGATTTAGAAATATCGATTATTATATATTGAATGATTCAACTAAAATGCATCTGCAAAGGCGACAGAAGTGTACTGGATGATTGTGTCTAAGCATTTGTGTAATGGAATGCATTGGACTTACTGAAAAGGTCATAGGCTTGGAGCCTGCCACTGCTATCTGGTATTCCCAGTCAGGAACATGTAAACCATAAAGGAGAACCAAGTAAATGGTTGTAAGAATGAGAGCCACCAACCTATGTGGAGAAAAGAAAGCTGCAAGTGAGACAGAGATTCATGGATAAAAAAAAGGctactaaagttttttttttttgccaataaTTTCTTCTATCTATCCACTAGCTTTCTGTCGCATCCTAGAAAGATTATGATCGAACACGACTTCATTATCAACAAAAACACCCAGTCATACTTACAGTTGAAATTGGCATCGCCTAACTAGGCAGTATCCAGAATtaacatgatcatcatcatcatcatttctaAGCCAGATTTCACATAGTGCAGCCAGCAGATAGGCTATTGCAATTCTCTGAAAAATCACAGTTGAATAAATAATCTTAGAAAGGCGAAAATTCATTATAACAAAGGCTTAAAAGATCTAAGGGATGAAATGGAGTTCTGACATTTGCATCCTTCGACCTGCAGGATTTATTAGTGAATTTAtcgttaaaaaaaaatctattttcatCCATTTTGTTTTAATTTCACTCGTCCAAAGAAATTAAAATGGTAGATTTATTAGTGAATTTTGAAGCGATGTGATTCAATTCCAACTAAATAGTTTGGAATCGAAATTATGCTTAAAATAGAATGATTGTTTGCGACTCATTATGAAGCTTAATGATTGATGTCTTACCTGAAGTACACCCATCCATCGTATCCTCGAGATATCAACTCCAtagtgtaacggacaaacttctaaacaagatgttggatgtaatgcttatgtctgtccgttgtcttttggcatgttcatgccttgtatagcaggtagaggggcggccgaaggcttataagtcccattttagttgggttggtggcctctttaggcttgtaaataaaggttgtgt belongs to Musa acuminata AAA Group cultivar baxijiao chromosome BXJ3-5, Cavendish_Baxijiao_AAA, whole genome shotgun sequence and includes:
- the LOC135638045 gene encoding uncharacterized protein LOC135638045; amino-acid sequence: MEMYELIKGEEATAAAEPESKISVIAVAAADALLSPRKADIEAGGPEAPAEKEAPPANRNREPRLVSLDVFRGLTVALMIFVDDAGAFFPAITHSPWDGITLADFVMPFFLLIVGVALALTYKRVSNKAAATKKAVLRATKLFVVGLIVQGGYFHNLHSLTYFCPLHYGVDISRIRWMGVLQRIAIAYLLAALCEIWLRNDDDDDHVNSGYCLVRRCQFQLLVALILTTIYLVLLYGLHVPDWEYQIAVAGSKPMTFSVKCGVRGDTGPACNAVGMIDRQVLGIQHLYRRPAYERTKQCSVNSPASGPLASDAPPWCQAPFDPEGLLSSVMAIVTCLIGLQFGHVIIHFKDHKERIVRWSIPSFWMLALAFSLDFCGIHMNKALYTLSYTLVTAGAAGILFTGVYALVDVCGYRKPTLAMEWLGRHALMIYILIGCNILPVFIQGFYWREPQNNVSKVIGIWISRCSEESYQLH